Proteins from a single region of Bogoriella caseilytica:
- the prmC gene encoding peptide chain release factor N(5)-glutamine methyltransferase has translation MRGAATVLAEAGVTNSTVDARLLAEHLVGPSALIAGQPTEEQLTRYAALIEQRRLRVPLQHLTGEMSFRYLTLEASPGAFIARPETEVVAGAAVEAALGFPHPVVIDLCTGSGAIALAIATEVPDSQVYAVELSAEAIAVAARNIKRHTAPGGRAPVRLIAGDATADLPELAALHGQADVVVSNPPYIPPDQEPVDPEVREHDPEMALYGGGVDGLAIPRGVIAQAAVLLRPGGVLIMEHAEVQAQAARDIAAESGYTGLTTGRDLTGRDRYLRAVRP, from the coding sequence GTGAGGGGCGCCGCGACCGTGCTGGCCGAGGCCGGCGTGACTAACTCGACTGTGGACGCCCGTCTCCTGGCCGAGCATCTGGTCGGCCCGTCCGCCCTGATCGCCGGGCAACCCACGGAGGAGCAACTCACCCGCTATGCCGCCCTCATCGAGCAGCGGCGCCTCCGGGTGCCCCTGCAGCACCTCACGGGTGAGATGAGCTTTCGATACCTCACGCTGGAAGCCAGCCCAGGAGCCTTTATCGCCCGCCCGGAGACCGAGGTCGTCGCCGGCGCGGCGGTTGAGGCCGCACTCGGTTTCCCCCACCCCGTGGTCATCGACCTGTGCACGGGTTCCGGGGCCATCGCATTGGCGATCGCGACCGAGGTGCCGGACAGCCAGGTGTACGCGGTGGAACTGTCCGCCGAAGCCATCGCCGTCGCGGCGCGGAACATCAAGCGACACACCGCGCCAGGCGGGAGGGCCCCGGTGCGTCTCATCGCCGGGGATGCCACGGCTGATCTGCCCGAGCTCGCGGCCCTGCACGGCCAGGCCGATGTTGTCGTCTCCAACCCGCCCTACATCCCGCCCGACCAGGAGCCCGTGGATCCAGAGGTGCGCGAGCACGACCCCGAGATGGCCCTCTACGGCGGGGGAGTGGACGGGCTTGCGATCCCGCGGGGCGTCATCGCCCAGGCTGCAGTGCTGCTGCGCCCGGGTGGCGTGCTGATCATGGAGCACGCTGAGGTGCAGGCCCAGGCAGCGCGCGACATCGCCGCCGAATCCGGCTACACCGGCCTCACCACCGGCCGCGATCTCACCGGCCGCGATCGGTACCTGCGGGCGGTGCGGCCATGA
- a CDS encoding L-threonylcarbamoyladenylate synthase, with protein MIVHDCQEPTGRRIGIAEASDLLGRGGLAVLPTDTVYGIAADAFTPAAVQKLLDAKGRGRNMPPPVLVADVGLLDTLAAEVPQTARELAAAFWPGPLTIILLAQPSLNWDLGETDGTVALRMPNHEVVLELLRRTGPLAVSSANLSGKPSATTVAAAAAAFGPAVGAYLDGGPTPGETPSTIVDLTSPTPLVLREGAIGREQLAQVVPALAEDPAADVPATEVPADEAPAEAAPADEPVGEPDELPAAEESAEHTRGEGNRE; from the coding sequence GTGATCGTGCACGACTGCCAAGAACCCACCGGACGCCGGATCGGCATCGCCGAGGCCTCCGACCTGCTCGGGCGCGGCGGACTCGCCGTGCTGCCGACCGACACTGTCTACGGCATCGCGGCCGATGCCTTCACGCCGGCGGCGGTGCAGAAGCTCCTGGACGCCAAGGGCCGGGGGCGGAACATGCCCCCACCAGTACTCGTCGCCGACGTCGGTCTGCTGGACACTCTCGCTGCTGAGGTGCCCCAGACCGCTCGCGAGCTGGCCGCTGCGTTCTGGCCCGGGCCCCTCACCATCATCCTGCTGGCCCAGCCCTCGCTGAACTGGGATCTCGGGGAGACCGACGGCACGGTGGCCCTACGTATGCCGAACCACGAGGTCGTTCTGGAGCTCCTGCGGCGCACCGGGCCGCTCGCAGTTTCCTCGGCGAACCTCTCCGGCAAGCCCTCGGCCACGACTGTCGCGGCGGCTGCGGCCGCCTTCGGACCCGCCGTCGGTGCCTACCTCGACGGCGGCCCGACCCCGGGGGAGACGCCCTCGACCATCGTGGATCTCACCTCACCGACGCCGCTGGTGCTGCGAGAGGGAGCCATCGGCCGGGAGCAACTGGCGCAGGTCGTGCCGGCCCTCGCTGAGGACCCTGCCGCCGACGTGCCGGCCACGGAGGTTCCGGCTGACGAGGCTCCGGCCGAGGCGGCTCCGGCTGACGAGCCGGTGGGCGAACCCGATGAACTGCCCGCAGCGGAGGAGAGCGCCGAGCACACCCGGGGCGAGGGCAACCGCGAGTGA
- a CDS encoding glycosyltransferase family 4 protein: MRVYLLVMLTAAAVTFLMTPLVRRAALRLGAITPVRDRDVHVVPIPRLGGIAMFIGLAVALLIGSQVPFLEAAFEESGTILGVVIGAGLICLLGAADDVWDLDWMTKLVGQVLAAGIMAWFGVQLITFPVFGLTIGSSRLSLVATVLVIVVAANAVNFVDGLDGLAAGTVAIGGGAFFVYAYLLTRAASPGDYSDIATAVIAALVGACVGFLPHNFHPARIFMGDSGAYFLGLTVAAAAIIVTGRIDPATISGQQALPAYVPILLPVAVLLLPLLDVTLAVIRRVSKGHSPFHPDRMHLHHRLLDLGHSQRRATVIMYLWTAVFSFSAVALAIWDPIPVGIGAGLAAAAAAVVTWTQLPGLRGRPVPVSAPEPVTAVDEPGAPEIREADDTAIDVPKEPKP; encoded by the coding sequence GTGAGGGTCTACCTCCTGGTCATGCTCACCGCGGCGGCGGTCACCTTCCTGATGACGCCGCTGGTGCGACGCGCAGCCTTGCGCCTGGGGGCCATCACGCCTGTTCGTGACCGGGACGTGCACGTGGTGCCCATTCCCCGCCTCGGGGGCATCGCGATGTTCATCGGATTGGCCGTCGCGCTGCTGATCGGCTCGCAGGTGCCGTTCCTGGAGGCTGCCTTCGAGGAATCGGGGACGATCCTCGGCGTCGTCATCGGCGCCGGGTTGATCTGCCTGCTCGGCGCCGCTGACGATGTCTGGGACCTGGACTGGATGACCAAGCTGGTCGGCCAGGTGCTTGCGGCCGGGATCATGGCGTGGTTCGGCGTCCAGCTGATCACCTTCCCGGTCTTCGGCTTGACCATCGGCTCCTCCCGCCTGTCTCTGGTCGCCACAGTGCTGGTCATCGTCGTCGCCGCCAATGCCGTGAACTTCGTCGACGGCCTGGACGGCCTGGCTGCCGGCACGGTGGCCATCGGGGGTGGCGCCTTCTTCGTCTACGCCTATCTCCTGACCCGAGCCGCCTCACCCGGCGACTACTCCGACATCGCCACCGCTGTGATCGCTGCGCTGGTCGGGGCCTGCGTCGGCTTCCTGCCGCATAACTTCCATCCCGCGCGGATCTTCATGGGCGACTCGGGCGCCTATTTCCTGGGACTGACGGTGGCGGCCGCAGCGATCATCGTCACCGGCCGGATCGATCCCGCCACCATCTCCGGTCAGCAGGCTCTCCCTGCCTACGTTCCGATCCTCCTGCCGGTCGCCGTCCTGCTACTGCCGCTGCTCGATGTCACGCTTGCGGTGATCCGGCGGGTGAGCAAGGGTCACTCGCCCTTCCATCCCGACCGCATGCACCTGCATCACCGCCTCCTGGACCTCGGCCACAGCCAGCGACGCGCCACCGTGATCATGTACCTGTGGACGGCGGTCTTCTCCTTCTCCGCTGTCGCCCTTGCCATCTGGGATCCCATCCCGGTGGGCATCGGTGCCGGGCTGGCGGCGGCTGCGGCCGCCGTCGTGACCTGGACCCAGCTCCCGGGCCTGCGCGGACGACCGGTCCCCGTGTCAGCCCCGGAGCCGGTGACCGCAGTGGATGAGCCCGGCGCACCCGAGATCCGCGAAGCGGACGACACCGCCATCGACGTACCGAAGGAGCCGAAGCCGTGA
- the atpB gene encoding F0F1 ATP synthase subunit A yields the protein MTDSSNPEGDALSAALSSWHAASVLAYGGDGGGFTPPDIFNEIFPPALLFEGTVFEFNRIQLVRFVSVAVILLVFWLGTRKLKLVPNRRQSIIEMLVDFVRVNIVEEVLGSRERARPYVRIISVFFIAILMFNLTGMVPGLNFAGTGTIAMPLLLALMALVTFVRAGVKANGVGGYLKATAAPSGVPGPVLILLAPIELISTFIIRPVSLTVRLFVNMASGHLILVLAFAATHYLLLEVSGVLAASSAFTLVGGTVFTMFKLFVAGLQAYIFALLTTVYISLSIEEH from the coding sequence GTGACCGACTCGAGCAACCCAGAGGGGGACGCCCTGTCTGCCGCACTGTCGTCCTGGCACGCCGCATCGGTGTTGGCCTACGGTGGCGACGGGGGAGGATTCACCCCCCCGGACATCTTCAACGAGATCTTCCCGCCCGCCCTGTTGTTCGAGGGCACGGTCTTCGAGTTCAACCGCATCCAGTTGGTGCGCTTCGTCTCGGTCGCGGTGATCCTGCTCGTCTTCTGGCTCGGTACGCGCAAGCTCAAGCTCGTGCCCAACCGTCGGCAGTCCATCATCGAGATGCTGGTCGACTTCGTGCGCGTCAACATCGTCGAAGAGGTGCTCGGCTCGCGAGAGCGTGCCCGCCCCTACGTGCGGATCATCAGCGTCTTCTTCATCGCGATCCTGATGTTCAACCTCACGGGCATGGTTCCGGGATTGAACTTCGCGGGAACCGGCACGATCGCGATGCCGTTGCTGCTTGCGCTCATGGCCCTCGTGACCTTCGTGCGGGCCGGGGTCAAGGCCAATGGTGTGGGCGGATACCTCAAGGCCACCGCAGCGCCCTCGGGCGTGCCCGGCCCGGTGCTGATCCTGCTCGCGCCCATCGAGTTGATCTCGACGTTCATCATCCGCCCGGTCTCGCTCACCGTGCGTCTCTTCGTGAACATGGCCTCCGGGCACCTGATCCTGGTGCTCGCCTTCGCCGCGACGCACTACCTGCTCCTGGAGGTCTCCGGGGTGCTGGCTGCGTCGAGCGCGTTCACCCTGGTAGGTGGCACCGTGTTCACGATGTTCAAGCTTTTCGTGGCCGGCCTGCAGGCCTACATCTTCGCTCTGCTGACCACCGTGTACATCTCGCTCAGCATCGAAGAGCACTGA
- the atpE gene encoding ATP synthase F0 subunit C, translating into MEITGNIATIAFALATLGPGLGIGWLVAKTQESVARQPEVASTLRVNMLIGAAFVELLALIGFIVFILAYFV; encoded by the coding sequence ATGGAGATCACCGGCAACATCGCGACCATCGCTTTCGCCCTGGCTACGCTGGGCCCCGGTCTGGGCATCGGCTGGCTCGTGGCGAAGACTCAGGAGAGCGTCGCTCGCCAGCCTGAGGTGGCCAGCACCCTGCGTGTGAACATGCTGATCGGCGCCGCCTTCGTGGAGCTCCTCGCCCTGATCGGCTTCATCGTCTTCATCCTGGCCTACTTCGTCTGA
- a CDS encoding F0F1 ATP synthase subunit B, with the protein MSSEVHASSQYEGWQLLIPPFYDVLWSAVALVIIVGVLWKSLPKIQATLDERAEKIEGGLREAERAREEAKLADERMQRELGEARRESAQTRERAQEEAKQIVAEARANAQAEAERVLAAADRQIEAERQQAQISLRADVGMLATELASRIVGESVKDQALQSRVIDRFLDDLEAEQSGSGATVGGSAGTTGQEA; encoded by the coding sequence ATGAGTTCCGAGGTTCACGCGAGCAGCCAGTATGAGGGCTGGCAGCTCCTCATACCGCCCTTCTACGACGTCCTCTGGTCGGCCGTAGCGCTGGTCATCATCGTCGGGGTGCTCTGGAAGTCCCTGCCGAAGATCCAGGCCACGCTGGACGAGCGCGCCGAGAAGATCGAAGGCGGCCTGCGGGAAGCGGAGCGGGCACGTGAGGAGGCCAAGCTGGCCGACGAGCGCATGCAGCGCGAGCTGGGTGAGGCCCGCCGCGAGTCCGCGCAGACGCGTGAGCGCGCCCAGGAGGAGGCCAAGCAGATTGTCGCCGAGGCCCGGGCGAACGCGCAGGCCGAGGCCGAGCGTGTCCTGGCGGCTGCGGATCGGCAGATCGAGGCCGAGCGTCAGCAGGCGCAGATCTCGCTGCGCGCCGATGTCGGCATGCTTGCCACCGAGCTGGCCTCGCGGATCGTGGGGGAGTCGGTCAAGGATCAGGCGCTGCAGTCCCGCGTCATCGACCGTTTCCTCGACGACCTCGAAGCAGAACAGTCCGGTAGCGGGGCCACCGTGGGTGGCTCGGCCGGCACCACCGGCCAGGAGGCGTGA
- a CDS encoding F0F1 ATP synthase subunit delta, with amino-acid sequence MRAASAAALSRVQERWEPVLRQAESEAQVRTWGEQLFGVADSLAASVSLSRALTDPARNGEARSALAHGLLTGKVDEVVADVVSGLARENWSRAEDLPAAIEQIGVDSVLSAAEHAGQLAEVEDEIYRLDRIVAGERELALALTARGRSVDDRVELMGSVLAGRTRPETEILAKRACVVPHGQALGSALRGYADAAAARRQRLVAAVTSATPLSDEQIARLTETLRRKHGREVQVHVSLDPAVVGGLRIEIGEQVVDATLSSRLAEARRRLAG; translated from the coding sequence ATGCGTGCGGCATCGGCAGCGGCACTGTCCCGGGTGCAGGAGCGGTGGGAACCGGTTCTGCGCCAGGCCGAGAGTGAAGCCCAGGTGCGTACCTGGGGTGAGCAGCTCTTCGGTGTCGCGGACTCCCTCGCCGCCTCGGTGTCGCTCAGCCGGGCGCTGACCGACCCCGCCCGCAACGGCGAGGCGCGTTCCGCGCTGGCGCATGGCCTGCTGACCGGCAAGGTCGATGAGGTCGTCGCCGATGTCGTCTCGGGCTTGGCCCGGGAGAACTGGTCGCGGGCGGAGGACCTGCCCGCGGCCATCGAGCAGATCGGCGTGGACAGCGTGCTTTCCGCTGCCGAGCACGCCGGCCAGCTGGCCGAGGTCGAGGACGAGATCTACCGGCTCGACCGCATCGTGGCCGGCGAGCGAGAGCTGGCCCTGGCTCTGACCGCACGTGGACGCAGTGTGGATGATCGCGTCGAGCTCATGGGCTCGGTGCTGGCGGGTCGCACTCGCCCGGAGACTGAGATCTTGGCCAAGCGCGCCTGCGTGGTGCCCCACGGCCAGGCGCTCGGCTCCGCGTTGCGGGGCTACGCCGACGCTGCTGCCGCCCGGCGCCAGCGCCTCGTGGCGGCCGTGACCTCGGCGACGCCACTCAGCGATGAGCAGATCGCCCGCTTGACCGAAACCCTGCGCCGTAAGCATGGCCGAGAGGTGCAGGTGCATGTCAGCCTGGACCCAGCCGTCGTCGGCGGATTGCGTATCGAAATCGGTGAGCAGGTGGTGGACGCCACGCTGTCCTCCCGGCTCGCCGAGGCCCGCCGCAGGTTGGCCGGCTGA
- the atpA gene encoding F0F1 ATP synthase subunit alpha translates to MAELTIKSEEIRAALDSFVNSYEPTKAASEEVGHVTLAADGIARVSGLPGAMANELLRFADGTLGLAMNLEEREIGVVVLGDFTGIEEGQEVRRTGEVLSVPVGEGYLGRVVDPLGQPLDGLGEITDIEGRRNLEAQAPGVMDRKSVHEPLQTGLKAIDSMTPIGRGQRQLIIGDRKTGKTAVALDTILNQKANWESGDPSKQVRCIYVAIGQKGSTIASVRGALEEAGALEYTTIVAAPASDPAGFKYLAPYTGSAIGQHWMYGGKHVLIVFDDLSKQAEAYRAVSLLLRRPPGREAYPGDVFYLHSRLLERCAKLNDALGGGSMTGLPLIETKANDVSAYIPTNVISITDGQIFLQSDLFNSNQRPAVDVGISVSRVGGAAQVKAMKKVSGTLKITLAQYRAMAAFAMFASDLDPATRQQLTRGERLMELLKQPQYAPFPVEEQVASIYAGNNGYLDEIDVADVRRFETEMLDHLRRNTSVLDEIAASGGKWDDDVEAALKAGIEEFLKGFLAGYSGAGAGDAEEADADREQEQIVAAKRS, encoded by the coding sequence ATGGCTGAGCTGACGATCAAGTCCGAGGAGATCCGGGCTGCGCTGGACAGCTTCGTGAACTCCTACGAGCCCACCAAGGCGGCGAGCGAGGAGGTCGGGCATGTCACGCTGGCCGCGGACGGCATCGCCCGCGTCTCCGGCCTGCCGGGCGCGATGGCCAACGAGCTGCTGCGCTTCGCCGATGGCACGCTCGGGCTCGCGATGAACCTTGAGGAGCGCGAGATCGGTGTGGTCGTCCTGGGCGACTTCACCGGTATCGAGGAGGGCCAGGAAGTCCGCCGGACCGGCGAGGTGCTCTCGGTGCCCGTGGGTGAGGGCTACCTCGGCCGCGTGGTGGACCCGCTGGGTCAGCCGCTCGACGGCCTCGGCGAGATCACCGACATCGAGGGCCGGCGTAACCTCGAGGCCCAGGCCCCCGGCGTGATGGACCGGAAGTCCGTGCACGAGCCGCTGCAGACCGGCCTGAAGGCCATCGACTCCATGACCCCCATCGGCCGGGGCCAGCGTCAGCTCATCATCGGTGACCGCAAGACGGGTAAGACGGCCGTCGCGCTGGACACCATCTTGAACCAGAAGGCGAACTGGGAGTCGGGTGACCCGAGCAAGCAGGTGCGCTGCATCTACGTGGCGATCGGCCAGAAGGGCTCGACCATCGCCTCGGTGCGTGGCGCGCTCGAGGAGGCCGGCGCGCTGGAGTACACCACGATCGTGGCGGCTCCTGCCTCCGACCCGGCCGGCTTCAAGTACCTCGCGCCCTACACCGGTTCGGCCATCGGCCAGCACTGGATGTACGGCGGCAAGCACGTGCTGATCGTTTTCGATGACCTGTCCAAGCAGGCCGAGGCCTACCGCGCCGTGTCGCTGCTACTGCGTCGCCCGCCGGGCCGTGAGGCCTACCCGGGCGACGTGTTCTACCTGCACTCCCGTCTGCTCGAGCGCTGCGCGAAGCTGAACGACGCGCTCGGCGGCGGCTCGATGACCGGCCTGCCACTCATTGAGACCAAGGCCAACGACGTCTCGGCCTACATCCCCACCAACGTCATCTCGATCACCGACGGTCAGATCTTCCTGCAGTCCGACCTCTTCAACTCCAACCAGCGCCCGGCCGTGGACGTCGGTATCTCCGTCTCCCGTGTGGGTGGCGCTGCGCAGGTCAAGGCGATGAAGAAGGTCTCCGGAACGCTGAAGATCACCCTGGCGCAGTACCGCGCCATGGCGGCCTTCGCCATGTTCGCCTCCGACCTCGACCCGGCCACCCGTCAGCAGCTGACGCGCGGTGAACGGCTGATGGAGCTGCTCAAGCAGCCCCAGTACGCCCCCTTCCCGGTCGAGGAGCAGGTGGCGTCGATCTACGCCGGTAACAACGGCTACCTCGATGAGATCGACGTCGCCGACGTGCGCCGCTTCGAGACCGAGATGCTCGACCACCTGCGCCGGAACACCTCCGTGCTCGACGAGATCGCTGCCTCGGGCGGCAAGTGGGACGACGACGTCGAGGCTGCGCTGAAGGCCGGGATCGAGGAGTTCCTCAAGGGCTTCCTCGCCGGCTACAGCGGTGCCGGTGCCGGGGACGCCGAGGAGGCCGACGCGGACCGTGAGCAGGAGCAGATCGTCGCTGCGAAGCGGAGCTGA
- a CDS encoding F0F1 ATP synthase subunit gamma, which translates to MAGDQRVYQQKIKATQTLKKTFRAMELIAAARIGKARAAAKAADPYTRALVRALSSVAAHADLSHPMLTGREDNNRVAVLVVTADRGMAGAYSASVLRAAEKVLGELEEQGKTAELYVAGRRGDSYFRFRGREVAQTWLGGSDAPTVERADDIAETLLERFHAEDGVGELHVVYTRFVSMVTQVPEVRRMLPLAIVAAEEADVDSAAEAEASPLYTFEPSAEEVLDTLLPMYVRRRIHAQLLMASASELAARQQAMRTATDNAEDLIREYTRLKNSARQADITTEISEIVSGADALAAS; encoded by the coding sequence ATGGCAGGCGACCAGCGGGTCTATCAGCAGAAGATCAAGGCCACCCAGACCCTGAAGAAGACCTTCCGGGCCATGGAACTGATCGCTGCGGCCCGGATCGGCAAGGCGCGGGCAGCGGCCAAGGCTGCTGACCCGTACACCCGGGCACTCGTGCGAGCACTGTCCTCTGTGGCCGCGCACGCCGACCTGAGTCATCCGATGCTCACCGGCCGTGAGGACAACAACCGTGTTGCGGTCCTCGTGGTCACCGCCGATCGCGGCATGGCCGGCGCCTACTCCGCCTCAGTGCTCCGCGCGGCCGAGAAGGTGCTCGGCGAACTGGAGGAGCAGGGCAAGACTGCCGAGCTCTACGTGGCGGGCCGCCGAGGCGACAGCTACTTCCGCTTTCGCGGCCGCGAGGTTGCCCAGACCTGGCTCGGCGGTTCGGACGCCCCCACGGTGGAGCGTGCCGATGACATCGCCGAGACCCTGCTCGAGCGCTTCCACGCCGAGGACGGTGTGGGGGAGTTGCACGTGGTCTACACGCGCTTCGTCTCCATGGTCACTCAGGTGCCGGAGGTGCGCCGGATGCTCCCGCTGGCCATAGTGGCCGCGGAGGAGGCCGACGTCGATTCGGCTGCGGAGGCCGAAGCCTCGCCGCTCTACACCTTCGAGCCGAGTGCGGAGGAGGTGCTGGACACGCTGTTGCCGATGTACGTGCGCCGTCGGATCCACGCACAGCTGCTCATGGCCTCGGCTTCTGAGCTTGCGGCGCGCCAGCAGGCCATGCGCACCGCCACTGACAACGCGGAAGACCTGATCCGTGAGTACACGCGCCTGAAGAACAGCGCGCGTCAGGCCGACATCACTACCGAGATCTCCGAGATCGTCTCCGGGGCCGATGCCCTGGCGGCGAGCTGA
- the atpD gene encoding F0F1 ATP synthase subunit beta, producing MTATASETAPQASAPGVGRIARVTGPVVDIEFPPDAIPDIYHALTTQVTLGEESFTLTLEVAQHLGDNLVRAIALKPSDGLVRGAEVTDTGAPISVPVGDITKGKVFNVIGEALNLPEGETLEVTERWPIHRNPPPFDQLESKTQMFETGIKVIDLLTPYVQGGKIGLFGGAGVGKTVLIQEMIQRVAQDHGGVSVFAGVGERTREGNDLIEEMEEAGVFDKTALVFGQMDEPPGTRLRVALSALTMAEYFRDVQNQDVLLFIDNIFRFSQAGSEVSTLLGRMPSAVGYQPNLADEMGILQERITSVRGHSITSLQAVYVPADDYTDPAPANVFAHLDATTELSRDIASRGLYPAVDPLASSSRILDPQYVGTEHYDVATRVKSILQKNKELQDIIAILGVDELSEEDKITVARARRIEQFLSQNTYMAEKFTGVVGSTVPLSETIEAFKKIADGEFDHIAEQAFYNIGGLEDLERAWAKLQQS from the coding sequence ATGACTGCCACCGCCTCTGAGACCGCCCCGCAGGCCTCTGCGCCCGGGGTGGGCCGCATCGCCCGCGTCACCGGCCCCGTCGTTGACATCGAGTTCCCGCCCGATGCGATCCCGGATATTTACCACGCGCTCACCACCCAGGTGACCCTGGGCGAGGAGAGCTTCACCCTCACCCTTGAGGTCGCCCAGCACCTGGGCGACAACCTGGTGCGCGCCATCGCCCTGAAGCCCTCCGACGGCCTGGTGCGTGGCGCCGAGGTGACCGACACCGGGGCGCCGATCTCGGTCCCGGTCGGTGACATCACCAAGGGCAAGGTCTTCAACGTGATCGGCGAGGCGCTCAACCTCCCCGAGGGCGAGACCCTTGAGGTGACCGAGCGCTGGCCCATCCACCGCAACCCGCCGCCCTTCGACCAGCTGGAGTCCAAGACCCAGATGTTCGAGACGGGCATCAAGGTCATCGACCTGCTCACCCCGTACGTCCAGGGTGGAAAGATCGGTCTGTTCGGCGGCGCCGGCGTGGGCAAGACCGTGCTCATCCAGGAGATGATCCAGCGCGTGGCCCAGGACCACGGTGGTGTCTCCGTCTTCGCCGGTGTGGGTGAGCGCACCCGTGAGGGCAACGACCTCATCGAGGAGATGGAGGAGGCCGGCGTCTTCGACAAGACCGCGCTGGTCTTCGGCCAGATGGACGAGCCGCCGGGCACCCGCCTGCGCGTGGCGCTCTCGGCGCTGACCATGGCGGAGTACTTCCGCGATGTGCAGAACCAGGACGTGCTGCTCTTCATCGACAACATCTTCCGGTTCTCCCAGGCCGGCTCCGAGGTCTCCACGCTGCTGGGCCGTATGCCCTCCGCGGTGGGCTACCAGCCGAACCTCGCCGACGAGATGGGCATCCTCCAGGAGCGGATCACCTCGGTGCGCGGCCACTCGATCACCTCGCTGCAGGCCGTCTACGTGCCCGCCGACGACTACACCGACCCCGCCCCGGCGAACGTGTTCGCGCACCTGGATGCCACCACCGAGCTCTCGCGTGACATCGCCTCGCGTGGTCTGTACCCCGCCGTGGACCCGCTGGCCTCCAGCTCGCGGATCCTCGACCCGCAGTACGTGGGGACCGAGCACTACGACGTGGCCACCCGGGTGAAGTCGATCCTGCAGAAGAACAAGGAACTGCAGGACATCATCGCCATCCTCGGTGTGGACGAGCTCAGCGAGGAAGACAAGATCACGGTGGCCCGTGCCCGCCGGATCGAGCAGTTCCTCTCGCAGAACACCTACATGGCGGAGAAGTTCACCGGCGTGGTGGGTTCCACGGTGCCGCTGAGCGAGACCATCGAAGCCTTCAAGAAGATCGCGGACGGCGAGTTTGACCACATCGCCGAGCAGGCCTTCTACAACATCGGTGGACTCGAAGACCTCGAGCGCGCCTGGGCGAAGCTGCAGCAGTCCTGA
- a CDS encoding F0F1 ATP synthase subunit epsilon: MADSLTVDVVIPTAQLFSGPAESVVAPAIDGSIGILARHEPTLTLLSPGEVKITTAAGQVTRFFVEEGFMSVDEDVVTVVVERAKPADN, from the coding sequence ATGGCCGACTCGTTGACGGTCGACGTCGTGATCCCCACCGCCCAGCTGTTCAGCGGCCCGGCGGAGTCCGTGGTGGCCCCGGCGATCGACGGCTCCATCGGCATCCTCGCGCGCCACGAGCCCACCCTGACGCTCCTGAGCCCGGGCGAGGTCAAGATCACCACGGCCGCCGGGCAGGTGACGCGCTTCTTCGTCGAGGAAGGCTTCATGTCGGTGGACGAGGATGTGGTCACTGTGGTGGTTGAGCGCGCCAAGCCTGCCGACAACTGA
- the nucS gene encoding endonuclease NucS, which yields MRVVVARCAVDYSGRLDAHLPLAKRLLMVKADGSVLVHSDGGSYKPLNWMSPPCSLTVDEPEGADAEAGVVELWTVRSAKTDDKLVVRIHEVLADHSAELGVDPGLVKDGVEAHLQKLLAEQIEILGPGHTLVRREYPTAIGPVDIMARGPEGNSVAVEIKRRGEIDGVEQLTRYLELLGRDPLLAPVRGVFAAQEIKPQARVLAEDRGIRCVVLDYDAMRGLDDVDSRLF from the coding sequence ATGCGGGTTGTCGTCGCGCGCTGCGCGGTGGACTATTCGGGTCGGCTGGACGCCCATCTGCCCTTGGCCAAGCGCTTGCTCATGGTTAAGGCCGACGGCTCCGTGCTGGTCCATTCCGATGGCGGTTCCTACAAGCCGCTGAACTGGATGAGCCCGCCGTGTTCGCTCACCGTCGATGAGCCAGAGGGCGCCGATGCCGAGGCCGGCGTGGTCGAACTCTGGACGGTGCGCAGCGCCAAGACCGACGACAAGCTCGTGGTGCGCATTCACGAGGTGCTCGCCGACCACAGCGCCGAGCTCGGCGTCGATCCGGGACTGGTCAAGGACGGCGTCGAAGCTCACCTGCAGAAGCTCCTGGCCGAGCAGATCGAGATCCTCGGCCCCGGCCACACCCTGGTGCGCCGCGAGTACCCAACCGCCATCGGCCCGGTGGACATCATGGCCCGCGGCCCCGAGGGCAACTCCGTGGCGGTCGAGATCAAGCGACGCGGCGAGATCGACGGGGTGGAGCAGCTGACCCGCTACCTGGAGCTGTTGGGGCGTGACCCGCTTCTCGCACCGGTGCGGGGGGTCTTCGCCGCCCAGGAGATCAAGCCGCAGGCCCGGGTACTCGCTGAGGATCGCGGTATCCGGTGCGTGGTGCTCGACTACGACGCCATGCGCGGCCTCGACGACGTGGACTCCCGGCTGTTCTGA